Part of the Cottoperca gobio chromosome 1, fCotGob3.1, whole genome shotgun sequence genome, GTTAGTTGTTCTATTGATGATCTGTTTTGATACTACTTTACATATTCTGAGTGCTGAGAGAGCACATGAGTTCAGATGAGCAACGTTATTCATCTCActctggggaacagctggggtctgcagcCTGGCAGACGCTGGAGCGGATGTCTGCGGAGGTCTGGCAGCGGAATTGGGGGTCTGCGGAAGTCTGGCAACAGGTatgggggtctgcggaggtctggGAGAAGGAACGAGGGTCCGCGGAGGAACGGCAACAGGAATGGAGGTCTGCGAATGTtcggcagcaggaacggaggtctgcAGAAATCCGGCAGCAGGTatgggggtctgcggaggtccggcagcaggtatgggggtctgcggaggtccgggaGAAGGAACGAGGGTCTGCGGAGGAATGGCAACAGGAATGGAGGTCTGCAAATGttcggcagcaggaacgggggtctgcgaaggtccggcagcaggaacggaggtctgcgGAGATCCGGCAGTAGGAAGagaggtctgcggaggtccggcaatAGGAGTGAGGGTCTGGAAAGGACCGGCAGCAGGACTGGGGTGTTGTCGCAGCATGAGCTCAGCAAACGAGAGTTCTCGCAGTCTGGAGGTTGGCTGCGGACAAGGCGGGCTAAGCGGAAGGCTCAGAAATTCTTCAAGGAACTTTCGAAACTCACTCCTTAGCTCAGGCTTTTGGCTCATGGAGACATAGGAGGGTATATGCGAGGTCATACAGTTCACTACCCAAAACCTCTGCTGGGTCCATATTATGGTCGGATCGTTCTGTCACGGTATGGTACAGGAGAGGAACCAAATGCAAAAGATTTACAACAAAcacagctttaataaaacaaagctgaaacatttatttatagggCATGGCAGGGCATGGCAGGGCAGGTAACCGACACCTAACATGAAACAACGATCcaacaaggcacactggggcagacagggatatatacacagacaccaaaagagggaacaagacacagctgggggagaaaggaaaaaacacaagggcagagtaaatggacacaggaggaacacattaccAATCaggaaaggagggaaaacacacagacatgataaTCTATTTCAGTCGTGTTACAAAGATGGGTCGCgttaacatgaatgacaatcagCAGGTTTTTATACGTGAGTTTTCAAACCCAAGAGGCCTGCatcagtcaaaaataaaaagtttaattaTTGAATTATCAAGAAGAACTGTGTTAAAGTCATTACTACATATGCCAGATGACAAAGAGGTACAGTGGTAACGAATTGAATTCCCCTGCTTTCCGGGGAAGACCAGCGGGCAGAGCggtggaaaggagaggagtgaaatAAGCACCTGTACCCCCCATCCGTCACACGGACCTCAGACAGCACCAGCACCCCCCGCACCGTTTAACCAAGGCAGACTGTGTGCTTTGGTATGCCCTAAAACCTGACTGAAATCTTTCAACAGATCTATTATCTCTCCTATATTATTGTGCTCTCTCCCTGCCCCCACCTATTCACAAAGCTGGCAATAACCTTCACCTCATACTCACTAGAAACTGTTCTACCTCTAACCTCTCCGTAACCCCGCTTCACATCTCCCCTCTCACGATCTAACTAACCTATCTCCCCAAATACTGTACCTGTCCGCCATaaccttcgctctctctcttgcctcagctgtcctctcggccCTTCCTTCACCTaactccttctcactcatgcttgacaactctgccacagacactctcctctctactctgttctcctctctggacgccctctgtcctctcaccttgCAGCAGGTTCGCAACCTCCTggcctttcaaactcttctctcttcattctctcccatttatttccaaaacacttgaacGTGCAGTCTTTACTCAACtcttgtcttaccttcaccagaacaaccttcttggtCCACACCAATGTGGTTTCAAAgtaggccactcaactgagactgacCTTATCGCTGTtactgaggaacttcacactgctagattagcctctctctcctctggtgtcatccttctggacctttctgctacGTTCAaaacagtgaaccaccagatcctcctctacaccctccctCCAATAAATGGGATTCTCAGGCTATactctctccctgctcaaatccTACCTACAGGActgcacctacagggtaacttggaaagggtctctgtcggaccctcgtcaactcaccactggggttcctcagggctctgtcctgggtcccctcctcttttctctgtacaccaacttATTcagctctgtcattcactctcatggcttctactaccacagctacgcagatgacactcaattgattctgtcttttcccagatctgaaaccaaGGTCACGGATCTTGGCTTGTTTGGCGGACATCTCTCAGTGGGTGGCCGCacaccacttgaaactcaaccttgacaagaccaaaCAGCTTTTCCTTCTGGGGAatggctctcccatccaagatcttaccatcaacatcggctcctgggttgtttccccgactcggactgcaaggaatctgggtgtgacactggacgaccaactgtccttcagagccaacatcgctgcaacaacccgctcctgcagacacactttgcacaggttcttgtccaggctcttgtcatctcatttGGCTTTGGCTTGAAGCttttgtactgcacttaaataaTTAAACGTACGTgaatgtacttacaagattcttgttgttcggagttgtatcctcatgacagtttgcacttattgtaaatcgctttggacaaaagtgccagataaattaactgtaatgtatcaAATATAACAGCACAATTATCTGACAGACAAGCATCAATTATTTCCATATTGCAGATCAGAAAACCGGACGCTAACACTAGGTCAACTGAAACAAAGTTCATCCCCACCCCTCGTCCCATTctctaataaaaagtattaaatcaatGTTCGCTTTGAGATAACCATTTTAGCTAATTTCTCTGTACATAAATCTGATGAACTGAAATACAAATTAGGCGAGAGATATAAAGGAGATCTTTAAGGGAAgtaaattcatttattgtaattacttggcatgaaatacaacacataccattatctccatgttcatacaaatgcatttacaaaatttaaaatgaaaaaacaaataagaaaatattaatgaacatTTGAtcggattacatttttttttaaatcacaatatGTTTGCAGCATTTAGAAAGGAATTACTTGATAGCATCTCTTCAAGACAatgtttacacacattcattatttacaaacaataaaatgtgatgcaccatTCTACCTTGGTaacaaacatgtgtgatatgaatacgTTCTCTTTAAGCTTCTATATCTTCTGGCCTTTCCAGCAATATGTTCTGTCACAGTCGGTCTtcaaacaatgtgcagcagtataacacattatatgAACAGTGTTGCTACAATCATCCATGCTCAGTGTCATCATTGTTCAATTAAAACGTTGCATACAATGCAGTAACATTCATCTGGTTAACAGTTTGTTCATCATTGTCAGTTACGTTAACTTTCCCCTTAAAAAGGTCCAGtatgtaggatttagtggcatctagcggtgaggttgcagGTGCAACTAACTGAATACTCCTCCGCTCACCTCCTTTTCCAAGTGTTGAGAGAACCTACAGAGGCTTCTGGTAAcgtaaaaacaggaaacaccctttctagagccagagtttggttcgTCTGTTCTAGGATACTAAAGAGGCAACATGGTGGTCTCAGTGGAAGAGGACACGCTCctcatgtagatatgaagggctcattctaatctaatgaaaacacaacgattcttagtttcaggtgattatagaccaaagaaaacatagttatgaatactatattccatttctgccaatagatccccctgaatcctaaagctgagttctcctgctcgcgGAGCCGTGCAGGAACTGCCTGCATGTACCAGTATGCATTACACACGAGCTTCTGAAGCCCAGCATCCCACCAGCCATGTCCTCTATCACGGCTGCATTTACACTTGTACATTCAGGTCATCAAGCACTATCCCATTGCAATCCAATAACCCAAAACAGACGGACAATCTTCCTCTAACGAAGAAataacctcagtgacctcattgTTGAGGTAGTGTGTAGAAATAGTGTGTAACCCAACACTTATTACAGAGTGTAACCATGAAGTcaggagtgtcaaactccttttagttcctccggttactctttaatctctggaacctctgtgctgcagtgatgcagcttttcccccccatgtgtgttctcatgtggactttcaagtggtgatggcgagatgaagcttcatgaagcattgaagctttccatccaattggtttgcacatgtGCCGAAGCTTCAttgtgcttcatttgctctactgcgccatcaagtggacaataaatgtaaaatcgGCAACGTggaaggctgcagtggatttaaagtatctttgccctgaagattctttgacgcacacatctaagactgaatataatgttctatttaaaaataagattGATGTtgttacgtgttattgagaagagagtgccatGAAAAAAATGTGGGCGTTTTAcaccttaaatgatagtgcagtttaagattggacagagagaaggggaatgacatgcagcaaatagcagcaggtctgtttcgaaccccgggccgctgtagcaagcatttgaatgtgggtcgcctgctctacgagctgcgccaccagggatgtgtaatgtacacgttggatgtacattatcttttcaacagatttagatttggtatttttacttgctcacaaggaagatgatgctggcgtgcataacaattgtttcgctagttggctggctccataatgatccaatacaaacgcaataccaacaactcaacagcaacaacgcatactacgacaacaacaacccacaaaattcgcggttatataaagtgttgattatgagggggctcaattgcggtttgctcccccttatatttcgaatcgcacgccaaacccgcgaggcttcgaacgtcatcacatacgtcatcgacacaagcctcgatacgcacTTCACAAAAATATTCCGCGattttgttttacaagaatatggcttctcccCTGTGTTGGTTCTCATGTGGTCATTCAAGTGACCATTATCTCTGAAAgctggtgcagagttcctcctgctcctctttaatctgtggaggctctgggtcctcttggtccagactggagttcctctcctgaatacagagctgctggtcagagaggaccttctcctcctcacagacatgttgctgtgggagctctggagggacagagaacaaaaggaataagATACTACTGTGGTGGCAAAGTAACAAAATGCAGACAATGGGGCAAATTAATaccagtttatatttaaacacatggaattatatataaatctaattCCTCTGTTTGTTATCAAACTTATAAAAGCTGTACACACCTCATGTGAACCAACAAGCCACATTATGAAATCTCTTCCACATGTTTTCCATGTAAAAGTCTTCACATGTGTGCGTTCTCATGAGGACAGTCAAGTGACTCATATCggaaatgttttctaaatgtttctcaACATTAAGGTGCCGTGTcattctttctttactttttaagtcttaaaattgttttttcataataattttattttttgtgctcgtttattggagtgaatttaatttattttaacatgtatttgttcattgttgtcattttcagaatacaaaattacatttattgttgcatacatttagtttttcttgtctgtgctgtgttgctctgtgaagcactttgggcgctatgtatgaatgtactgtatgtatgaaagGTGCAATATAAATGAAGTGGAGTTGAATATtgtttctcacctgtgtggattcttgtatgaTGAGACGTCAATGCTGATTTCCAAGTGAATCTTTTCCCACACGAGTTGCAGGAATATGGCTTCTcccctgtgtgggttctcatgtggtATGTCAAGTGACTATTATTTCTGAAAGCTCTCTCACATGTTTTacatgcaaacggcttctcacctgtgtggattctcgtGTGGCGTGTCAAGTGACTATGAATTGTaaaagctttcccacatgttttgcaggaatatggcttctcacctgtgtggattctcatgtggTCTTTCAAGGTACCATTAGCTctgaaagctttcccacatgttttgcatgcaaacggcttctcacctgtgtggattcttacATGAATGTCCAATAATGATTTCTGCGTGAATCCATTCCCACacattttgcaagaatatggcttctcacctgtgtgggttcttacaTGAATGTCCAATAATGATTTCTGCGTGAATCCATTCCCACacattttgcaagaatatggcttctcacctgtgtgggttcttacaTGAATGTCCAATAATGATTTCTGCGTGAATCCATTCCCACACatcttgcaagaatatggcttctcccCTGTGTGGATTTTCATGTGGCCTTTCAAGTAACGAGCATCTctgaaagctttcccacatgttttgcatgtaaacggcttctctcctgtgtggattcttgtatgaCGTTTCCATGCTGATTTCTGCGTGAATCCTTTCCCACATactttgcaagaatatggcttctcccctgtgtgggttctcatgtggtCTTTCAAGGTACCATTATCTCTGAAAGctctcccacatgttttgcatgtaaacgGCTTCTCTtctgtgtggattcttgtatgaCGTTTCCATGCTGATTTAGTCGTAAATCCTTTCccacatattttgcaagaatatggcttctcccCTGTGTGGGTTCTGATGTGGATTGTCAAGGTAGCATTCATTctgaaagctttcccacatgttttgcatgcaaacggcttctcacctgtgtgggttcttacaTGAATGTCCAATAATGATTTCTGCGTGAATCCATTCCCACACatcttgcaagaatatggcttctcacctgtgtggattttCATGTGGCCTTTCAAGTAACGAGCATCTGtgaaagctttcccacatgttttgcatgtaaacggcttctctcctgtgtggattcttacATGACGTTTCCATGCTGATTTCTGCGTGaatcctttcccacatgttttgcatgcaaacggcttctctcctgtgtggattcttatatgTCTCTCTAGTTTTGATTTCGTCTGAAAGTCTTtaccacatgtgtcacattttaaaggctgtttacctgtgtgagtatcacagtgcatctctgacaggtgagggttgtctacattgttactgtgacttgtgcTTTCGTGATGTAGACTCTGTTGATTTGGCTCTGCAGttctagttgagcctgagtctccatgcttgcctcctttctgatcttggctctcagctacatgagagttgtgagagaggagctggtggtcactttcctcatcagtaggagtcaacataaaggtatcagtctcctgcttcagtacaagctgctctccctcctgactggtgcagagttcctcctgctcctctttaatctgtggaggctctgggtcctcttggtccagactggagttcctctcctgaatacagagctgctggtcagagaggacctcctcctccttacagacatgttgctgtgggagctctggagggacagagaacaaaaggaataggatactactgcagacatgcgagcaaattagtaccagtaacgtaatctattaaaacacatggggttaaatatacatacaattgcctccgttttgtgttattacgttttactcacctatcctgtgtaactttatttccgggttccaaacgacatccagcagtctgcgctgacgatggatctctgcctcgtactcgacgacagcttcttggaaaactccgaatatttcttcagcaacagcatttagtcgctcgttgacaaactctctcaaacactcaactgaagacattgttgcttaactagaagtcaaatattcatccacGCAACGACTACAACCTCGTCTCCCTGCTAGTTtcatacatccagagagctgagctaacgctaatagtgcctgtactgtttacttctgctgcatggcttcttcttcttcttcttcgtagGTTTTACGGCGGGTTGTAACCAGTGTTAAGATGAATgaccgccacctactgtgttgGAGGGTGGACGAGAAACGTCTATCCCAGTGGTGGGCACACTTTTTGGCTCAGAGGCCACAATGAGCTGGGCTAGTAGTAAATAGatggagagtgtttgtgtgaactaatatacattacaagtaaaagccatTTTGGGAACAGTGCTGTTGACAGTGCATCAAAGTTTGGTGTCAGTTTGGTTGGGGCAATTCTCAGGACAGATCTGAGGTGTTCATCAGTTAACTGGGATCTGTGGCGTGATTTGTTCATCACGCTGAACgtctgctcacacacgtagGTAGAACCAAGCAACACCAGCATCCTCTGTGCCATCCTCCTAATGTTTGGAAACCTGGCTTCCGTTAGTGAAGCATAAAACTCATCCAGTTTAAGGGAGTTGAACTTCTCCTTTAAAACAGAGTCACATTGAAGATCGATCAGTTCCAATTGCAACTCTTGAAGCGCTGTTTCAGAATCTTGTGACAGGGGACATGACACCAGCTGAAGTGAATTGTccattttttcaaaatcagagaaCCAACGGCAGAATTCTCCGTGCAGGTCGTCCAGTGATTTGCTGTATTTCTTCACATGTCGAGGAGCCTCTTTCAACGCTAGTGTGGGGAAATGagtgaatgatttgtttgacatttgtcttgagaataaagtcaactTGGCTTTGAAGTCTTTTACATGTGCGTATATTTCGTGCACAAATTGATCTTTCCCTTGTAGcttcatgttcagctcattCATGTGTGTCAATATATCCACAGCTAAAGCAAAATCACAAAGCCAATCTGTGTCGCTCAGCTCAAGGAAATCTTCAGCTTGCCCGATTAACTTAAAAAATAAGCTAATGTCCTCTTTGAGCTCCCACACTCGTTGACATACTTTCCCCAAACTTAACCAGCGGACATGACAGTGGTAAAGCAAGTCCTGGTGATCAGCATCAGTTTCTTCAAGGAACTTAATAAATTGACGATCCCCTTGCTCGTATAAAGTTAACAAGTTAACAAGTTTTACGAAATTCCTCCATTATCTCAAAATTGTCATTAATCCCTCTGATAGAAATTAGGAGCTGAGCGGTGTCTTTTACGTCGTTACTTTCGTCCAGTGCTAACGAGTATAACTTAAATTACTCTGCGTGATAAACTCAATttttcaaattagttttttgcTCACTGGACACAAGAGACCGGCTGTTTCTACCATGCATTCTATCAAAAACTCCCCTTCGGAGAAAGACTTGCTGGCCTTTGCTAATTTGAATGCTAGCAAATAACTTGCCTTGGTGCTTGACTCTTGAATTGcagtttgaagaagaaaaataattttgcTGAGTCTGTAAATTGGCTACCAACCTCTGAGCAGTAGCCGCCCGCTCTTGCGTTGACTGTTTCCTAGCGTAGTTAGCATGCTTGGTGGAAAAGTGACTGCTGatattgtattctttaaaaacCGCAACGGTTTCTTGGCAAATAAGACATACAGCCTGTGATCGCACTTTGgtgaaaaaatatttagctgtcCATTCTTCACACTCGGCACTCACTGtcgacttttcttttcttttgtccacTCATTGTTAAAGATATTACACTCAATGCAAAGGTGAATTGGAGAGGATAGATTCAACAGTATTTTTAGCAGTGAAAAATGACATGCTTCACTGATTCCAGGGCTCACATAATCCTGAGGGAGGTTTCCTTATGAAGTGCAGTGTTTCATTGAGTCTGGTATGTTCTACTCTCAGCCTTGTTAAGCTGTTCTCCTCTTTAGTGCTCCTTCTAGCTGTCCTCACTGTGAGGGCATtgtcagtgggggtctctggccttgttgatgaggccaactgcagaggggaagaaactgttcaAATGACGTGAGGTTTTGttcctgatggaccgcagcctcctgccggatggGAGTGACTGATAAAGTCTTTGTCTAGGGTGTGAGGGGTCagctgcaatcttacctgcacgcttccggGTCCTGGAGACGTAtaggtcctggagggatggcagattgcagctcCACGGGTGCCCGCGGTCCGCTTCCGTCTGAACCACGGCTCCCTGCTCCCGAGAGGTATGAGGGTAACCACAAGGACTGCCGGGCTTTCCTAGCCCAATGCTCTCTCACCTTTGAGCTTCAACCTTCCTACTTCCCTTCAGAGCGCTCTTGTATCGCTTACATCATCACTCTCCTGACTGGAAAGGCCCGGTCATGGGCTACAGCCGTCTGGGAACAGCAGGGCCCTTCCTGTAATGACTACAGGGCCTTTACTGATGAGATG contains:
- the LOC115027790 gene encoding gastrula zinc finger protein XlCGF26.1-like, with amino-acid sequence MLTPTDEESDHQLLSHNSHVAESQDQKGGKHGDSGSTRTAEPNQQSLHHESTSHSNNVDNPHLSEMHCDTHTGKQPLKCDTCGKDFQTKSKLERHIRIHTGEKPFACKTCGKGFTQKSAWKRHVRIHTGEKPFTCKTCGKAFTDARYLKGHMKIHTGEKPYSCKMCGNGFTQKSLLDIHVRTHTGEKPFACKTCGKAFRMNATLTIHIRTHTGEKPYSCKICGKGFTTKSAWKRHTRIHTEEKPFTCKTCGRAFRDNGTLKDHMRTHTGEKPYSCKVCGKGFTQKSAWKRHTRIHTGEKPFTCKTCGKAFRDARYLKGHMKIHTGEKPYSCKMCGNGFTQKSLLDIHVRTHTGEKPYSCKMCGNGFTQKSLLDIHVRTHTGEKPYSCKMCGNGFTQKSLLDIHVRIHTGEKPFACKTCGKAFRANGTLKDHMRIHTGEKPYSCKTCGKAFTIHSHLTRHTRIHTGEKPFACKTCERAFRNNSHLTYHMRTHTGEKPYSCNSCGKRFTWKSALTSHHTRIHTELPQQHVCEEEKVLSDQQLCIQERNSSLDQEDPEPPQIKEEQEELCTSFQR